One genomic segment of Buchnera aphidicola (Chaitoregma tattakana) includes these proteins:
- the prfB gene encoding peptide chain release factor 2, with the protein MEKYYETYENEKKIKSLKKKNENLKKTTHYYKKSKILNEIRKTLCKKDTWKKTDIIRKLKKHKKQIKQEISPIKKNCRKIKYLLELVDLSIKLKNYEILQDIKHETKKIKKSIKETEFYKMFSGKNDKLNCYLDIQPGSGGVESQDWANMLLKMYLKWANKKKFITKIISKYKGEIAGIKSATIYISGNFALGWFRTETGIHRLVRKSPFNSTGKRHTSFASIYVYPDIKEKTKLKMLNSDIKIDVYRSSGAGGQHVNKTESAVRITHIPTNLVTQCQNYRSQHKNKEQAIKQMESKLYNLEIKKNKNAKKDLENLKSKITWSKQIRSYILDLSIVKDTRTGVESNNIQHVLEGNLDTFVKASLKLGV; encoded by the coding sequence ATAGAGAAATATTATGAAACTTATGAAAATGAAAAAAAAATTAAAAGCCTTAAAAAAAAAAATGAAAACTTAAAAAAAACAACACACTATTATAAAAAAAGTAAAATATTAAACGAAATCAGAAAAACCTTATGTAAAAAAGATACATGGAAAAAAACTGATATAATACGAAAATTAAAAAAACATAAAAAACAGATAAAACAAGAAATATCTCCTATAAAAAAAAATTGCAGAAAAATAAAATATTTACTAGAATTAGTTGATTTATCTATAAAATTAAAAAATTATGAAATATTACAAGACATAAAGCATGAAACCAAAAAAATAAAAAAAAGCATAAAAGAAACTGAATTTTATAAAATGTTTTCTGGAAAAAATGATAAATTAAATTGTTATTTAGACATACAACCTGGATCAGGGGGTGTAGAATCACAAGATTGGGCAAATATGCTATTAAAAATGTACTTAAAATGGGCAAATAAAAAAAAATTTATAACAAAAATAATTTCTAAATATAAAGGAGAAATTGCAGGAATAAAATCAGCAACTATTTATATATCAGGAAATTTTGCATTAGGATGGTTTAGAACAGAGACAGGAATACACAGATTAGTTAGGAAAAGTCCATTTAATTCTACTGGTAAAAGACATACTTCTTTTGCATCAATATATGTTTATCCAGATATAAAGGAAAAAACTAAACTAAAAATGTTAAATTCAGATATTAAAATAGACGTATATAGATCTTCAGGAGCAGGCGGGCAACATGTAAACAAAACCGAGTCTGCAGTAAGAATAACACACATACCTACAAATTTAGTTACACAATGTCAAAACTATCGCTCTCAGCACAAAAACAAAGAACAAGCCATAAAACAAATGGAATCTAAATTATATAACTTAGAAATAAAAAAAAACAAAAATGCAAAAAAAGATTTAGAAAACTTAAAATCTAAAATAACATGGAGTAAACAAATTCGATCTTATATTCTAGACTTATCTATAGTAAAAGATACTAGAACTGGGGTAGAATCTAACAACATACAACATGTTTTAGAGGGTAACTTAGATACTTTCGTAAAAGCATCGTTAAAATTAGGAGTTTAA
- the lysA gene encoding diaminopimelate decarboxylase: protein MNKQKNKIYYVIRKIIKKNNSPFWLYKEQDILNQIKKLKKFDVIRFAQKSCSNINILKIMKRNKLKVDAVSSGEIDRAIEAGFSSQNDEIVYTSDIFDKETLSKVVNLNITVNIGSIDMIKQIGKISPGHNIWLRINPKFGHGHSKKTNTGGNNSKHGIWKVKPAIKEIQKYGLKLSGFHVHIGSGSNLHNLKKVCKYLKNKIIKMNKKIKIISSGGGIPTPYKNDEKVFDIKKYSEYWIKTKKSLENYFNQKIILETEPGRFIVSKSGFLISEVRAIKKTDKYKFVIINVGFNDLIRPVMYGSYHKISIINMTKKDAKTKLKKKEDVVISGPLCESGDIFTIHNNGNIITRKLKKIYVGDYLIFHDVGAYGSSMSSNYNSRPLIPEFLLTYDNKIKKIRKKQKILDLIKLEK from the coding sequence ATGAATAAACAAAAAAATAAAATATATTATGTAATAAGAAAAATTATAAAAAAAAATAATTCTCCGTTTTGGTTATATAAAGAACAAGATATTTTAAATCAAATCAAGAAGTTAAAAAAATTTGATGTAATACGATTTGCACAAAAATCTTGTTCCAACATAAATATATTAAAGATAATGAAAAGAAATAAATTAAAAGTAGACGCAGTTTCATCTGGAGAAATAGATAGAGCAATAGAAGCTGGATTTTCGTCACAAAATGATGAAATAGTTTATACTTCTGATATTTTTGATAAAGAAACTTTATCTAAAGTTGTTAATTTGAATATTACAGTAAATATTGGCTCTATAGACATGATAAAACAAATAGGAAAAATTTCTCCCGGGCATAACATATGGTTAAGAATTAATCCAAAATTTGGACATGGACATAGTAAAAAAACTAACACTGGTGGGAACAATAGTAAACATGGAATATGGAAAGTAAAACCTGCAATAAAAGAAATACAAAAATATGGTTTAAAATTATCTGGATTTCATGTTCATATAGGATCTGGATCAAACTTGCACAACTTAAAAAAGGTATGCAAGTATTTAAAAAATAAAATAATAAAAATGAATAAGAAAATCAAAATAATATCATCAGGAGGAGGCATACCTACACCATATAAAAATGATGAAAAAGTTTTTGATATAAAAAAATATTCTGAATACTGGATAAAGACTAAAAAAAGTCTAGAAAATTATTTTAACCAAAAAATCATACTAGAGACAGAGCCTGGAAGATTTATAGTATCAAAATCTGGATTTTTAATATCAGAAGTAAGAGCAATAAAAAAAACTGATAAGTACAAATTTGTAATAATAAATGTAGGATTTAACGATTTAATTAGACCGGTAATGTATGGAAGTTATCATAAAATTTCTATAATAAATATGACAAAAAAAGATGCAAAAACAAAATTAAAAAAAAAAGAAGATGTCGTAATATCTGGACCGCTGTGTGAATCAGGAGATATATTTACTATACATAATAACGGTAATATAATTACAAGAAAACTTAAAAAAATTTATGTTGGAGACTATTTAATTTTTCATGATGTTGGAGCATATGGATCCTCTATGTCATCTAATTATAATAGCAGACCATTAATACCAGAATTTTTATTAACATATGATAATAAAATAAAAAAAATAAGAAAAAAACAAAAAATTTTAGATTTAATAAAACTTGAAAAATAA
- the typA gene encoding translational GTPase TypA — protein sequence MKKIKNIAIIAHVDHGKTTLIDKLLKESKYYKEKKNKEERIMDSNFLEKERGITILSKHASIFWKNYKINIVDTPGHADFGGEVERIMSMVDSVLLIVDALEGPMPQTRFVTKKSFLYNLKPIVVINKIDRKNSRPNWVLEKIFDLFINLNATEEQLDFPIVYTSAALGTSGLEINNIKNNMIPLIKTIIKYTPEKINYCNKKLKMQISQIHYDSYLGHIGIGRVKFGTIKKNQTVFVINNKKKKCIRKINKILHYKGVETVETDSSSAGEIVLISGIENIEISDTICEKKDEIAFPDLIIDKPTVKIFLSVNTSPLSGIEGKYLTSRQILKRLKEEISKNVSLKIDYKNDSNTFCISGRGELHLSILIETMRREGFEMELSRPKIIFKDYKKKIYEPYENLIIDIEKKHQGNIMKFIGERKGSLKNIIESNEKNRICLDYYISSRALIGFRSEFNNITSGTGIFYSSFKKYDIKKSYEIGQRKNGVLISNKSGKALGFSLFSLQNRGILFITHGEKVYEGQIIGIHNRANDLTVNCLTGKKLTNMRASGSDEAINLKKHTIITLEKAFSFINDDELIEITPKKIRLRKKYLKSSERKKFKKNKI from the coding sequence ATGAAAAAAATAAAAAATATAGCAATAATAGCCCATGTAGACCATGGAAAAACCACTTTAATAGATAAATTACTTAAAGAGTCAAAATATTACAAAGAAAAAAAAAATAAAGAAGAACGTATTATGGATTCTAACTTCTTAGAAAAAGAACGAGGTATTACAATATTGTCAAAACATGCATCTATATTTTGGAAAAATTATAAAATAAATATAGTAGATACTCCTGGGCATGCAGATTTCGGAGGAGAAGTTGAACGAATAATGTCTATGGTAGATTCTGTATTATTAATAGTAGATGCACTAGAAGGGCCTATGCCACAAACTAGATTTGTTACAAAAAAATCTTTTTTATACAATTTAAAACCAATAGTTGTAATAAACAAAATAGATAGAAAAAATTCTAGACCTAACTGGGTATTAGAAAAAATTTTTGACTTATTTATAAACTTAAATGCTACGGAAGAACAATTAGATTTCCCAATAGTATATACTTCTGCTGCATTAGGAACTTCTGGATTAGAAATAAATAATATAAAAAATAACATGATTCCACTAATAAAAACAATAATAAAATACACACCAGAAAAAATAAATTATTGTAATAAAAAATTAAAAATGCAAATATCACAAATACATTATGATAGTTATTTAGGACACATAGGAATAGGAAGAGTTAAATTCGGAACAATTAAAAAAAATCAGACTGTATTTGTAATAAATAATAAAAAAAAAAAATGTATTAGAAAAATAAATAAAATATTACATTATAAAGGGGTAGAAACGGTTGAAACAGATTCGTCTAGTGCTGGAGAAATAGTTTTAATATCTGGCATAGAAAACATTGAGATATCTGATACTATATGTGAAAAAAAAGATGAAATAGCTTTTCCTGACCTAATAATAGATAAACCTACAGTAAAAATATTTTTGTCAGTAAATACATCTCCTTTATCTGGAATTGAAGGAAAATATTTGACTTCTAGACAAATATTAAAAAGATTGAAAGAAGAAATCTCAAAAAATGTATCTTTAAAAATAGATTATAAAAACGACTCAAACACATTTTGCATATCTGGAAGAGGAGAACTGCATTTATCAATTTTAATTGAAACAATGAGAAGAGAAGGATTTGAAATGGAATTGTCAAGACCAAAAATAATTTTTAAAGATTATAAAAAAAAAATATATGAACCATATGAAAATTTGATAATAGACATAGAAAAAAAACACCAAGGAAACATAATGAAATTTATAGGAGAAAGAAAAGGAAGTTTAAAAAATATTATTGAAAGTAATGAAAAAAATAGAATATGCCTAGACTATTATATTTCAAGTAGAGCTTTAATAGGATTTCGATCAGAATTTAATAATATAACTTCTGGTACTGGCATATTTTATTCTTCTTTTAAAAAATATGATATAAAAAAATCGTATGAAATAGGGCAAAGGAAAAATGGAGTATTAATATCTAATAAAAGTGGAAAAGCACTAGGGTTTTCTTTATTTTCTTTACAAAACAGAGGGATATTATTTATAACACATGGAGAAAAAGTATACGAAGGACAAATCATAGGAATACATAATAGAGCAAACGATTTAACAGTTAATTGTTTAACTGGAAAAAAATTAACAAATATGAGAGCTTCAGGAAGCGATGAAGCAATAAATTTAAAAAAGCATACTATTATTACTTTAGAAAAAGCATTTAGTTTTATTAACGATGATGAACTAATAGAAATAACACCAAAAAAAATAAGATTAAGAAAAAAATATTTAAAAAGTAGTGAAAGAAAAAAATTTAAAAAAAATAAAATATAA
- the lysS gene encoding lysine--tRNA ligase: MNKTNKIIKISESHKIREDSIKYINKHNFTYPNNFNPNTTCRKILKKYKNLYEKNANLISQDIKIAGRITKIRTMGKASFCEIQDISGKIQLYISQKYVNKNFYKKIFMKWNLGDIIGVYGNVFKTKTNEITVKCKKLKLLTKTFRLIPNNYYGLTDREKCYRKRHLDLISNKKSLKKFITRSYVIFFIRQFFIKKEFLEVETPILQDIPGGALAKPFITHHNSLNKTMYLRISPELYLKKLIVGGFEKIFEISKNFRNEGISSKHNPEFTMIEAYMAYSNYLDMMNLLEELFRYVIKNIKKKSFIKYNKIKINFKKKFIKMTIDEAIVKFNDNINIKDLNNIDYIKKILVKKNIKIKNYYSIERIKMKLFEQTVEKKIVYPTFITNYPVETSPLSRRMNDKKKLTERFELFIAGMEISNGFSELNDPIDQKKRFRNQIKNNKENNFYDKEYIEALEYGLPPTSGVGIGIDRVIMLLTNSKNIRDIILFPTLRKTDKNV, translated from the coding sequence ATGAACAAAACAAACAAAATAATAAAAATATCTGAATCACATAAAATAAGAGAAGATAGTATAAAGTATATAAATAAACATAATTTTACTTATCCCAACAATTTTAATCCTAATACTACATGTAGAAAAATATTAAAAAAATATAAAAATTTATATGAAAAAAATGCAAATTTAATAAGTCAAGATATAAAAATAGCTGGCAGAATAACCAAAATTAGAACAATGGGAAAAGCTTCATTTTGTGAAATACAGGATATAAGTGGAAAAATACAATTATACATTTCACAAAAATATGTAAATAAAAACTTTTATAAAAAAATTTTTATGAAATGGAATTTAGGAGATATAATAGGAGTATACGGTAATGTATTTAAAACTAAAACAAATGAAATAACTGTAAAATGTAAAAAGTTAAAATTATTAACCAAAACATTCAGACTAATTCCAAACAACTATTACGGTTTAACAGACAGAGAAAAATGCTATAGAAAAAGACATCTAGATCTAATATCTAATAAAAAATCACTAAAAAAATTTATAACAAGATCTTATGTAATATTTTTTATAAGACAATTTTTTATAAAAAAAGAGTTTTTAGAAGTAGAAACACCTATATTGCAAGATATTCCAGGAGGAGCATTAGCTAAACCATTTATTACTCATCATAATTCATTAAATAAAACAATGTATTTAAGAATATCTCCTGAATTATATTTAAAAAAATTAATAGTAGGAGGCTTTGAAAAAATATTTGAAATTAGCAAGAACTTTCGAAATGAAGGAATATCCTCTAAACATAATCCAGAATTCACTATGATTGAAGCTTACATGGCATATTCTAACTATTTAGATATGATGAATCTTTTAGAAGAACTATTTAGATATGTCATTAAAAATATTAAAAAAAAAAGTTTCATAAAATATAATAAAATAAAAATAAATTTTAAAAAAAAATTTATTAAAATGACAATAGATGAAGCAATAGTAAAATTTAATGACAATATAAATATAAAAGATTTAAATAACATTGATTATATAAAAAAAATTTTAGTAAAAAAAAATATAAAAATCAAAAATTATTATAGTATAGAAAGAATAAAAATGAAATTGTTTGAACAAACTGTAGAAAAAAAAATTGTATACCCAACATTTATTACAAATTATCCTGTAGAAACTTCACCTCTCTCTAGAAGAATGAACGACAAAAAAAAATTGACCGAAAGGTTTGAATTGTTTATTGCGGGTATGGAAATCAGTAATGGATTTTCAGAACTAAATGATCCAATAGACCAGAAAAAAAGATTTAGAAATCAGATAAAAAATAATAAAGAAAATAATTTTTATGACAAAGAATATATTGAAGCTTTAGAATATGGTCTACCTCCAACTTCTGGTGTGGGAATAGGAATAGATAGAGTAATAATGTTATTAACAAATTCCAAAAATATTAGAGACATAATTTTATTTCCAACTTTAAGAAAAACAGATAAAAACGTATAA
- the gmk gene encoding guanylate kinase: protein MKNNKDFGICFILSAPSGTGKTSLLKKFFEKDTTNNIFLSISYTTRKKRCNEIDKIHYNFVSRNMFKTMIIKKKFIEYAKIFNNYYGTSFFEINRQLKKGKDVFLDIDYNGAKQIKKKVLFSTSIFILPPSKSEVVRRLKHRNQDSHKIISKRMKKFSEEIKSYKDYDYLIVNNNFNNALEKIRTIVNSENLKVVYNKKKYFNLINILLKK from the coding sequence ATGAAAAATAATAAAGACTTTGGTATATGTTTTATCTTATCTGCACCAAGCGGAACAGGAAAAACTAGTTTATTAAAAAAATTTTTTGAAAAAGATACTACAAATAATATTTTTTTATCTATATCTTATACAACTAGAAAGAAAAGGTGTAATGAAATTGATAAGATACATTATAATTTCGTTTCCAGAAATATGTTTAAAACTATGATTATTAAAAAAAAATTTATAGAATACGCAAAAATTTTTAATAATTATTATGGAACTAGTTTTTTTGAAATAAATCGTCAGTTAAAAAAAGGAAAAGATGTTTTTTTGGATATTGATTATAATGGTGCTAAGCAAATAAAAAAAAAAGTTTTATTTTCTACTAGTATATTTATACTCCCTCCATCTAAAAGTGAAGTAGTTAGAAGATTAAAACATCGTAATCAAGATAGTCATAAAATTATTTCAAAAAGAATGAAAAAATTTTCTGAAGAAATAAAAAGTTATAAAGATTATGATTATTTGATTGTAAATAACAATTTTAATAATGCTTTAGAAAAAATTAGAACCATAGTAAATTCAGAAAATTTGAAAGTAGTTTATAACAAAAAAAAATATTTTAATTTAATAAATATATTATTAAAAAAATAA